In Dysidea avara chromosome 6, odDysAvar1.4, whole genome shotgun sequence, the genomic stretch aacattcatgcatcttcataatttgtgacatgaatttccgtttccatccggacttcgaaatatgcactcttcgaaattaaaatcttttgaaattcagattttgcttcttgtgcgaaaatttctgtttcgaaaataacccgctatatggTAGCATCTCAGGGCCACCTATTGGACTGAAGAAATGTTATACCTTAGTAATGTATTAGTGGGGTCATAAAGCATAGTTTGGGGTGGCCGCTATAATGatgtggtctttataaagaggtggccactaaggtTGAGATCCCACTAGCACAATACATTAATGTGTTTCCTGGAAAACATGTTGGTATAtttgtatattattatagttgtaCTAGAGCCTGTATAGCTACAACAAATAAAGCTTCATAGCTTTGGTGGCTTTCTTGCAAGAAACTTTGGAGGTTAACATATGTATATTTGTCTGTATATGCATAACTAAAGTTAATTTTTCTACAGATTATGTCTAAACCTAAGCACCTGGTAATTTCAGTTGTGGGCCTGAGTGGATGTGGTCCGGATGTGTACAAAGGACCGGGAAAGTCTTCGCTGTGTTTCAATCTGCTTCACCCTGCAGAATTTTTGAAGGATCATCCATCTGTACTCACTCAAGATCAGTTTGAGAGCAAGGTGATTAACCAGCAGCACTACATATACTGGGGATCAAAGACTGAGTGTTACTACCAATTGCCTCGCTCGAAAAAAGTGACTAACGAAAAGATTCAAGTTGTAGTGTCATTTGAAATCTTTGAGCAAACAGAATTTCTTGAAGACGTAACAAAAAGATCTTTTCCTGTTGATCAAGAATATGCTAAGCGAGCCTTCAAGCTGCACAAAGCTTCTCAGAAAGTCTCTTTCAAAACTTTGGATTTGATATTTTCACCAGAGAAGTACAACATTTCCATTGCTCCTGACATAAAAAGCATGACGTGTGGTTACATTTTCACCGTTGATGTTGGAAAGGATTGTCCCACATTCCAACATCAGCTAAAACTTATGGAGAAGATGATAACACCAAAACACAGAAACAAGTTTGTCATTGCTGCGACAAAATATGATAACCTTGATCCAAATCATTTTGAAGAATTGAGACGAGTTGCAAATGATTTGAAAGTTGAAGTTGTTCCTACAAGCATTGAAATGGAAGATTCTAGATGGGCCACAGATGCTTTCAGATACTTAGCAATCAAACTGTTTAATTTGGAAACAGAAGGAGTTGGCGGTGGTACTTACCTGCGTTATGCATCTGACGAACCATCAAAGCCGCAGGCACCGGACCACACCCCTCCCATACCACCAAGAAATTATGATGAAAGCGATTTACCTGAAGCTTCACCAACCTCTCCTAAACACAAATATTTCAACTTATCTGCACTGCAGGCAGCATTGACGGCCAAATcaaaaaagaaaccaccagagTTCGAAGATCGTACAACAGAAATACCTAAGAGTCTGCTGGAAAAAAGGTCCAAAACACTTGATATACCAAGACGTAAACCACTTCATCCCTCTTCTCTGTCACCAAAATCTTCTCCCACGGTGCCGCAAAAAGGACTTTCCATGCCACAAAGTCAACCACAAAGTCAGTCAAGAATGGTCAATAGACCACTGCCAACACTACCATTCATCTCTCAAGAAAATGATGATGTCTATACTAAGTTTAGATGTGATTATGACAAGATTGACTATCAAAAAATGTCCCAATGGCGTAATGTGCACAAGGAAGCAGCAAAATCTCGTGCTAACACACTACCCCCAGCCACACTACCTCCAGCCACACTACCCCCAGCCACACTACCCCCAGATGATGGATATGTCGGTCCTATTAGTAGTAGTCCGAAAGTCTCTGCTCCCAAGATTACACACCAGAAACTACCTGATAGTCGACCCTCGAGACCTCCTGTTAAACCAAGGAAAAAGCCACCATCCTCTGTTCCACACTCACAACCTGTACAGCGCCCGCAGGATTTAACAGCTGATTGTGATTATGAAGATACTGTTCCGAGTCAATCACAAACTAATGTTGATGTCCTTGACGATGGTTATGTCATTGAAATGATTAACATTGTAAAGCCAAAATATCCACCTCGTTGTATACCCAGGAAATACTACTTTTTGAATGGTCGTAGGGCATTACCATCTGAAACCTAACCGTTTTAAGTAAAATCTGATTTTATAAAGTACAGCTGAAGGTACTACCTTTATACTGGATGTACTTacttgtacagtgtgtgtgtgtgtgttaaacATGTGCTTGTTTTGTGCTTCCTATAATGAATTTTTAgagtgtatataattataattaaagGTGTAACAGACAGACAGGGTAGTGGGTAACTTGAATGCAATGCCTGATTACTGAAGTAGAGTTGTAGTCCATAGCTTATTATTTGATGAGGAATGCCCGCCATGCAGTTACTTATtactacttatagcagccagCAGACCACCTTGTTATGTTATACCATATCATCTTGTGTTTTAGCTACATCATATTCTCATTGGTAATACACTCATTATTGAACAACTCATCAATAAATAGTCTGTATTGCATACAACAATATACAAAGGAAAAGTGATGGAGTAAAAGAATATACATAAAAGTTAGTGTATGGTGATGGTCTGGCAGCAACCTGTGCTGCTAGCCTTACAAAGAGTAGTTAGACTAAAAGTTTAACTTAACAAAACCACTAAAATGTACTTGTAAAGTTACAAGAGTTAGCTATTAATATGTAAGGATAAGATACAGAGATTGTCAGAATTGAAATGAATTAGTAGTTCTTCAAATGattttatagaaattatttactTGTTTGATAAAACTGAGAGGGTATACGATCAATTAGATGTGAAAAATTCCAGAGACAAGCTAGATCATAGAAGTACATACAAGTGGCAAGTGATGCAATTCACAGCAAGTTTAGGTTCTAATTTATTGGTGGTTGATGGTCACAATTCGTATAACTATAATATACCTGGACATGCTATGGGAGCTTGGATTGATGAGCCAGTGTTGGTCTGTCTATCTGGCCATGTTTAATGTTATGTCAAATCTTTCACCAGCCTATAGTTCTTCCCTTATTGTGATGGTACTCCTATAGGAGTAGTTAGATGAGAAATGTAAGCATTGCACAATTATACTGCTTGTCTCAAAATCAGTCTTCTAGTAATGTAGAAATGTCGCCAAGCACCGCCAACAGAAGCTGAGGTCTTACGTATTGTATACACATGTGTCAAAAGGAGCATGTTGACCTATACTATcagcatatgcatgcatgctaggCCATGTGCACCATCTCAACCTAACCAGCCTATAGATCCATCATTGTCTCTATAAGCCCTTTAATTATTCACCCCTATACCGGCCTGCATGACTATATAATATGCTGCACATTTACTATTCAGATAATAGCTAGCAACTGTGTAAACATGGAGGGTTGTTTTACACTGATAACCTTATAaagcataattataatacacAACACCAATGTACTTCTATACTCACCTCACCATCATGATAAATAAGTATCAAGCATAATAAGGGTCATTTCCTGATTATGATCAGGAAAAAGCAAATCAGCATAACGGTCTACAGCTGACTAGGGGCCGGTACACAGCTATAGTATAGTCTGTATAGTACATGGAGATATAATGACAAGTCTAGATCAACAAAGCATGGTAggttcatacacacaagcatgcacactCCTATAATAGACTCGATCGCcttcggcggctcataagctcctgactcaatacacacaagcatgcacactACTCATTCAGCAGCTAGCTATAAGAGAGCCAGCTTTATGGCCGGAATGTCCAGCAGACTATTTATACCAATTCATAATAAACAGTCATGATTACATAACTACATATATTAGGATGTAATAAATTAAAACCAGCTGCAGCTCATGCacacaagtaagccaattcTAGTATATAGCTATGGTATGATAGTACATGCAGCTGTAGTGCATGCCTAGTTAATCATGCATAATTTGTACAGGGCTCATGACACATCATATTCActgttgctgctactgctaTACTGCATAGTACTGGAGACTTACTTTAGGGAATTGAAACCATCAAAGATAGGCATAATATGTGAAGCCAGTCATTTCTAATTTCCTAATCTTGTCAGGCAGTTTATTGAGCCAGAGTATTGCTAAATCGATGTGTATGCTGATTGGTTCACGACAAAGAATTGGTGGTAAGACTTTATATTTATCACTTAGTGGCAGTGTTTTGAAGCGAGTTTCGTCCACTAAGGCACTAAACATCTTGGACTATACATACATCAACATTTAACTTGGTAAAAATCGTATTGCTTACGTTTTGAAAAGAGTGAGAGGAAAGATTTATTCTAGCAATCGCCTTAATCCTCCTTCTACTGTCAGGAAGTTATTATATCAAGTGTATCTCTTGCCAATTCTGGACTATTGTGATGTTGTGTGGACACCCACTAATGTTAACCAGACTGAACATCTTGAAAGATTTCATTCCAATCTTCATGTACTGATTCATCTATCTTAAGATATTCTTTAACTGAATGATGAAAGTTTACTATGATAAAATACTGCGTAAGTCAGTATCTCCATAATATGTTTGTGTATGCTATCAGTGTCACCGCACAGGACATGCAAGCAGAAATGTAAATCGTCTGTTTGTTCCACAAATAAACACTAATTATGGGAAATGAAGTTTCTACTATCATGGAACTACCCTGTGGAATGCTCTGCTAACAGCCTTATATGACccaacaacattaattttactcaATTTCAAAATAGTTATTAAAGAACATTTTAGTGATGTTAGTTTGTTGTACATAAGTAATtattgtatatgtgtgtgtgtttctgatgtatgtttttgtgcagggcgtagctgaaaaacagcttcgGCTGATGCTGCCTCCCTGTTGAAATaacaattgaaaaaaaaaaaaaagcctaACATTTTTACATGGTTCAATTCAGTTCTCATGACATTATTGCATCAAGTTTGTCACGTAGGGGTGGATTGTTCAAGCAATGGACTGACTAGTGGTATATCTAAAAGAAATGAATATCTAAAGTTTGCTTGCAGAaattaatgcattgtatgtaAACGAAGCATGCAGCCATGTGCATCATGCATACACagcttctaatagttcttgcgcgacaacaaaaacaagcgaAATCACGTGCATAGGATTTAGACCAATCAAATCGATttatttttgaacttcaaactataattaccacacGTGACTTCCGCTTTAAATTTGTCGACGCGCAAGAACCTGGGTACAGTCTATTTCCGGTTGGTTGACTAGAGAAACGAAGTGTTAAAAGTcacgtgcttgaaagtagccaatgagatcagtagtcttcagtttaaactagcgccgtccgcctggcgtgaaatttcattggttatttctattcacgtgatatttttgcatttggcttgcgtggacaaccaacctgaaatagactgtatGTGTATCGTGGATTGCGCATCCGTGGTCACCAATGTCTATGGTGTCACGTGAAATTGGACCAATGAGAACGAAATTTGAATGGAAGTCCTtacatttgattggctatttggtcgaatccaaaaaaaaatttatgacaACGGATGCGCAATCCACGATATGTGTCAGTAGTCACGGTGTGTCACGTGCTGATATGTGTAAATCGGCTATAGTGCTTTAAGTCTCAATCTTGCAAACAGGAAGCATATGGCGTACTGGCGTGTGTGGAGCCTAGAACAACTTGAGGTAGTAGTTTAGACGCCTGCCTAGACCGGTTGACCACAAACCGTCTATACATGCCGATATTACAGGCGGTATGCGCGTATCTATGATCCGACCGTGCCCACTGAGACTGGAGCCATGCAGAGGCAGTTAGACTTTCTTACGGCCATCCTCAAAGCACTGAATAAGGCAAGAAAGAGATATGTTATTgtatagtctcgcgtagccagaccctatttctccgcaaggcgcttatcgatttcggagcaggcgcttataatttccaatcgataagcgccgtgcggagtaatagggtctggctatgcgagactagtTATTGTATGCACATCTATGTATGCACCAAGTGTGATGCTGCCAAAGAAGATGCTATTCGGATGGGCCAAAATCTAGTGCAAGGGagtgtcacgtaggtacgcgctgtaggtagatctgcgaccgcggtcaaagtcttgaccggccgaaatttcgctttgactTGTGACTAAGAGCCCTTTTCGACCTTTGActtagcgacgatatttcagcacttttcgattgtgggttggaagcttttacccttgaccgttgcATTGGCACGATTtaggtggccttgacctttgacttagactttgaccgcggtcgcagatctacctacagcgagtgcctgtgtgtcactcCCTTGCTAGTGGCAACtattaaaaaaaacatttaTTTCATCGAGTGCTCAGCTAGAGAAAATGTAAACGTAAATGAAGTGTTTTACTCATTCGCTGTGAACAGCAAAAGGAAATACTTCAATCGCTCTCAGCTCAGTGTTGCTTGTCTACCCTACAAAGATGCGTCCAGTCACTTGCGTCCAATTCAAAGAAGCGAGAGAAAAACCAGGTCGTTAGCACATACAAAACATTGCTGTGGAAAAAATGACAAGTTTTGATATCACTTGGGAGAAAGCTCATCTGGAATTACAGAACGAACTCGAATTTCCTCTGATTTTGGAAGTAGTAGGAGTCGATCTCATGAAGAAATTATTTTGCCTTCGTTTGATGAAACTGAAAGTGGAAGAAGAAATTTGGCGGAGGTTGTGGCCCCAGTCCACGGAGATCAGTGTCGTTCAAAGATAAAGTACGAAACAGAGAGTACCAGGAGTTTCTGTCTGACGTCTTTGCTGTTCATCCAGACTTAGGGTAAGCCATTAACGATGATAAATACTACACAATAGTAACAACTACATTCTTACTACCTGTGATGCGTATGATGTGGTCATGTTGTTTATAGTGTGACACTGACATGGTTGTAGTGGTGGAAAGTATGGAGCATTACATTGTACACAAATTGATACTAAGCTCTGATATCTTCTACTTTTCAAAATGTAGAACTTGTTGTACACAATTCTTGTCGTAGACAAAGACACTTTTATCTTAATGCTTTTAAACAATGTGCTTTAGGAGACGGTTGTAGTTTGATCAATTTTATTAACAACAAATATATCCTTGATGTGAATATTACTTCCAATCCTAACTACACTAACAATCTTGTCACTTAGATTGTACAAATTACGGTGCCACTTTTTTAATGTGTTAAGCTTAAGTGTGGGCTTAAGGTTGCTGTGTTGATGTGGGACCTGTCATGTAACATGCCAAGTCAGCTTACATATTATACTTATTGAAGTAACCACATACCTGAGACCATATGCCACTTTATGTAAACTATActttatatgtactgtatataatgTGTTATGCCAGTTATTCCAAATATTGTGAATGTTTACAAAGTCATTGACATTCTCACCTATACCAGACATTGACTTTAAATGGTAGTTTCCTGAGTCATTCAGTTACTCATGATATCTtgatagtttattattgtacacTATTTGTACACTATTTGAAATACGTGATAGCCTTGTTGTCTGTAACACATGATTTGAATACCAGCTTGTTTGTTTAAGTAGACTTGAGTCTTGCAGCAGATTTTGTTTCCACAAGTGTACGTATATGTCTGTATAATGTAGTATTGTAACTGAGGCTTAACATATACTAATTGTTTGCTGGGACAGTTTGTAAAATAAGGTATTGGTTGATTACTGTGTTTACATGGGACATGTGGCATTTTACATACATTGTAGGCATACAAATTGTATGGGCTATATATTATTCATTGGTTTATGTTTTTATAATAGACAAATGTTTgtggtttttttgatttttTGTAAAAGGCCAAACTCTCTTTCTCCTTTAGAATATTTACAACTTCTACATATTATGACCAAGCTAATGTGTTAGCATAATGTGAAACTGATGTGCTTTCCATGTTATTTCCTAGCCCGAGAATTATGTCTAGTAGTAAAAATTATCTTAAAAGTGTCTTAAATGTTAGTTTTCAGGAATACACAGCAATTGTATTTAGGTCTGTCTTAAGACAGCAAGAAATGATAGCAAGCGGATATTCACTAACTAAGGTCTTGGAATCATATTATAAGTGTTTTAGTCAGCTACCGGACATGCTAAAGAGCTTGGGATTGAAAACATTTCTAGCAACTGATTTAGGAAGATTCGGAACCCAAATAGAACTGTTTGCTCGCAATAAGGATTTATTTCAACGAGTTCTAAATGCAGTGTACAGTAGCAGCAAGACCATTAGTAAATATGAAGAGGAATTTATTAAGGCAGCTGATTGCATAACAGATACTGGGTACATTGGAGGAATGCAGAAGGCAATTGCTCAAAATGCCAAATGTATAATAATGATGGGTGGATTTTCAATCTATCAGTCCAGCATCATTAACCATTATAAAAGTAGTAATCAAACTTGTATCAAGTATTTATGCTATGAAAGACCTTTTGATTAGCATCAATTTTGTTACTGTACAATTAATTAGCACAATTTTTTTAATATTACATATAGATTGTACATTAGTTAGTATATACGGTGGAAACATTACCAATAAACGTGATTCATTGTGCAAAATGTGTAGTGGCTAGATcattggcctggtaattgaaaggttcttGATTCAATGTTTGGTTACACcacattgttgttgttgttgagcAAGAAAACTTTACcacattgttccagtctatccagctgtttaaatggggatctgttgtcaactggggaagtagcCCACTCAACTGTAGCATCAGTGGTTGCCTATATTATCTGAAGAAGCAAATACCAACTGTCCATATCTCACCAGGTGTAGgtctttgggtgcccacacctttacCCGTAGAGTGTGGTACAGTCTCCTGCGGGTTTCTAGTACTGttccaggaggatttgcctgcactgactcctagcacctgagaaGTGCATCccactgggtaggtgtgactgTGTTAGAACACAACTGAAGgctctgtgtgtgcgtgcgtgcgtgcgtgcgtgcgtgcgtgcgtgcgtgcgtgcgtgcgtgtattAAAATGAGTGCAGCACCTGTCTGTAAATGCTATAGGGACCACCATTTGTATATATAACTGTTGTATCAGGCCTACTGCTGGATACATGTATAGAGCTgagcaatatatatatatatatatatatatatatatatataatttattgtttTTTACTGTTTAGCAACTCAGACTATATGATAATATGAAGCTTTGTGCTTTCTTCACCGAATTACATCTACCTGAATAggtaatataataattatgtcacatGCAACCATGTACATCTGCATTCCGGTCACACAAGTACCGTATACtactgtcaccagacccttactctatgcaaAGGGGTGGGCACTGCCAGACTAGCACCCATTATGATTGCCAAACAGTATACAAGGAGTATGTCTGGTAATGAATGCACTCAGTATGAAATAATAGACAATTCTTGTGATAAAGCCGTAACTTTGCAACAACACTTACATAGAGCTGTGTATTGTATATATGGTAGAAGAGAAAGAAATGGGGAGGGGGGGAGGTATTGTATAGCTGCTGTGGTTAATGAAATGTGTTGGGTCTACTGAGGTGACATCAAACCGTCAAGAAATTAAGCCTAAGTGTTTGTtttgcttggctgaaggcaccAGTTATGCTAGAAATTTACATAGCTAAATATCTTTATAAATCTTATTGGAGTGTAGTCTGGTGGCTTTGCAAAATGCTTTTAGCAAAGGGGCAACTAGTTGGGGTGTCACTCTTGGGTTTATCAGTTGACCAGTTTGTCATCACCAAGCTGTCTGTCAcatgaaggaaaattgaggttgaTTTTTAGGTAGGGAGTTATTTATTATTTACTGGGCAGGCATGCAATGTTGCTGATTATGCCCAGGGGGAAGAAATTTACAAAGGAGAGTGGAGGGATTTACAAGGGGGAACATAATGTAAAATATTACAAATAGTTAGTTAGCTACAAATATTGACTAAAATAATTTCTTATCAATTATTTCAATTAATGAGGTCAATAATGAGTTCCAGTCAATGATAGCTCTTTGTTTCGATATAGTGCTGTGGTGTTTGCACTTGAGTGGATAAAAGAAAGTGGATGGTATGTGGTGGCGAGTGTGTCTAGTTGTCTTTAAAATTTTTGGTTTAGATTTTACTTCACTACCTATATGTACAATATCATGAAAAGGATAATCTAGCAATTTTAATGGTATTCTCTTAGAGATTTTACCATAGCAGTAGTTACACACTCAGTTACAGTACTATATGTGCTATAGTTGTTACATACCCATCTTGCACTTCTGCTCTGTACTTTTTCCAATGAGTTGATCATGATAATTATGTACTTACTGGTAAGTGTCTCAACAACAGATGCTTATTTTAAAATAGGATGAACAATTGTAAAATATGCAGATTCTTTGACCAACTATAAGTTTCGCTTAACAAAATATAGTTTCCTGGAAGCTTTATTAACAATGCTATTTATATGAGAAGCCCATGACATACTGTTGTGTAAGATGATCCCTAGGTAAGTGTGCTCAGTTGTTGTGTCTAATACATGCC encodes the following:
- the LOC136257673 gene encoding uncharacterized protein, which codes for MSKPKHLVISVVGLSGCGPDVYKGPGKSSLCFNLLHPAEFLKDHPSVLTQDQFESKVINQQHYIYWGSKTECYYQLPRSKKVTNEKIQVVVSFEIFEQTEFLEDVTKRSFPVDQEYAKRAFKLHKASQKVSFKTLDLIFSPEKYNISIAPDIKSMTCGYIFTVDVGKDCPTFQHQLKLMEKMITPKHRNKFVIAATKYDNLDPNHFEELRRVANDLKVEVVPTSIEMEDSRWATDAFRYLAIKLFNLETEGVGGGTYLRYASDEPSKPQAPDHTPPIPPRNYDESDLPEASPTSPKHKYFNLSALQAALTAKSKKKPPEFEDRTTEIPKSLLEKRSKTLDIPRRKPLHPSSLSPKSSPTVPQKGLSMPQSQPQSQSRMVNRPLPTLPFISQENDDVYTKFRCDYDKIDYQKMSQWRNVHKEAAKSRANTLPPATLPPATLPPATLPPDDGYVGPISSSPKVSAPKITHQKLPDSRPSRPPVKPRKKPPSSVPHSQPVQRPQDLTADCDYEDTVPSQSQTNVDVLDDGYVIEMINIVKPKYPPRCIPRKYYFLNGRRALPSET